The following are encoded together in the Bacillus cereus group sp. RP43 genome:
- a CDS encoding methyltransferase, whose protein sequence is MSWNDSTINTYERMIPLKIPGYFTLYEMMNHFLSTTIPLGISAPHLLVIGAGGGQEIISMGKQNQTLEFTGVDPSKLMLQLAKKRIEREELQNHIHFTHGTVHSLLPNQLFDAATCMLVLHFIPNINQKKELLKEISNRLKPGAPFFLSTINGVRHTNKFSAQLNAWRNHMLQNKIPLEDWERFENSFEKEMFPISETGLLTIMEECGFTQITRFFTSFLIDGYVAIKQ, encoded by the coding sequence ATGAGTTGGAATGACTCTACCATAAATACATACGAACGAATGATTCCATTAAAAATCCCTGGATACTTTACCCTTTATGAAATGATGAATCATTTCTTGTCTACTACAATTCCATTAGGAATCTCCGCTCCACACTTATTAGTTATTGGTGCTGGCGGTGGTCAAGAAATAATTTCAATGGGTAAACAAAATCAGACCCTCGAATTTACAGGTGTTGATCCGTCTAAACTAATGCTTCAGTTAGCAAAAAAGAGAATTGAAAGAGAGGAACTACAAAACCATATTCATTTTACACACGGAACCGTCCATTCATTATTACCGAATCAGTTATTTGACGCTGCTACTTGCATGCTTGTTCTTCATTTCATCCCAAATATTAACCAGAAAAAAGAACTTCTTAAAGAAATTAGTAACCGCTTAAAACCAGGTGCACCATTTTTTCTCTCTACGATAAATGGTGTGCGTCATACAAATAAATTTTCTGCACAATTGAATGCTTGGCGAAATCATATGTTACAAAATAAAATCCCATTAGAAGATTGGGAACGATTTGAAAATTCTTTTGAAAAAGAAATGTTTCCTATTTCTGAAACAGGTTTACTAACTATCATGGAGGAATGTGGCTTTACTCAAATCACTCGTTTTTTCACTAGCTTTTTAATTGATGGATACGTGGCAATAAAACAATAG
- a CDS encoding LuxR C-terminal-related transcriptional regulator, translating to MIYEKVTKKIIVLMKSESSARQFQEQFLKILQKAIPFDAACFTTIDPSTFLSTGAYTDQRIEKIHPQLFMNEFLEDDYNKFKDLARNAPHAAALGIVTNGEQIMSSRYREILKPAGFVDEVRAACMSKGKCFGHLSLFRDNTRVSFQQNECEYLSKISSIVGDTLRKSFITYSEEQVEVVGTGTIILNEKFNLLYWDQNGKAWLSTLRTYEQLNEDDVPRPIRAVCSRVKANESNRAATDEGEMVCIGLFCGQFLVIRASRLEGYGSCNDGYIVLFERARPKEVFPLIADSYSLSQREKQVIVGIVRGMSTKDVAEELHISTYTVQDHFKSIFEKVGVCSRNELIWEVFSKFCFSKEK from the coding sequence ATGATTTATGAAAAGGTAACGAAAAAAATTATAGTGTTAATGAAAAGTGAAAGTTCAGCTAGACAATTTCAAGAACAGTTTTTAAAAATATTGCAAAAGGCAATTCCTTTTGATGCAGCCTGTTTTACAACTATAGATCCAAGCACATTTTTATCAACTGGAGCATATACAGATCAAAGAATTGAAAAAATTCATCCGCAGTTATTTATGAATGAATTTTTAGAGGATGATTATAACAAATTTAAAGATTTAGCTCGAAATGCTCCTCATGCTGCTGCACTGGGTATTGTTACAAATGGTGAACAAATAATGAGCTCCAGGTATCGGGAAATTTTAAAACCAGCCGGTTTTGTAGATGAAGTAAGAGCGGCTTGTATGAGTAAAGGAAAATGTTTTGGGCACCTTAGTTTGTTTCGAGATAATACAAGAGTATCTTTTCAACAAAATGAATGTGAGTACTTATCAAAGATAAGCTCTATTGTGGGAGATACATTAAGAAAATCATTTATAACATATTCAGAGGAACAAGTGGAAGTAGTAGGAACGGGTACGATTATATTAAATGAAAAATTCAACCTACTATATTGGGATCAAAATGGAAAGGCGTGGCTATCCACTCTTAGAACATATGAACAATTGAATGAAGATGACGTTCCAAGGCCTATACGTGCGGTTTGTTCAAGAGTGAAAGCTAACGAATCTAATAGAGCAGCAACAGATGAAGGCGAAATGGTATGTATTGGTTTATTTTGTGGACAATTTTTAGTTATTCGCGCGAGTAGGTTAGAAGGTTACGGTAGTTGTAATGATGGCTATATAGTTTTGTTTGAAAGAGCGAGGCCGAAAGAAGTTTTTCCCCTTATTGCAGATTCTTATAGTCTTTCTCAAAGAGAGAAGCAAGTGATAGTAGGAATTGTTAGAGGGATGTCAACAAAAGACGTGGCGGAAGAGTTGCATATTTCTACGTATACAGTTCAAGATCATTTTAAATCCATTTTTGAAAAGGTAGGGGTATGTAGTAGAAATGAACTTATATGGGAGGTTTTTTCGAAGTTTTGTTTTTCTAAAGAGAAGTAA
- a CDS encoding iron chelate uptake ABC transporter family permease subunit → MLKSSSQRFGMTMGIIIFLILCAIYISLTNGTFDITITDVFKTLLRIDPVPDHDLVIFEFRLPRIVIAGLVGLGLGVAGAVIQGITKNGLADPGILGVNAGAGTAIVIFMFFFQGQLKSTDWVSIMMMPMFGLVGGLGAAIIIYLFSWKNGKLDSQRLLLTGIAIGSGFGAFSMYLSLKMKSTDFEMAAVWVSGSIYNANWKYIIAMLPWLIILIPLIQKKAYLLDLFQLEETSITSLGVSVEREKSILLLSSIGLVSACVAVSGSIGFIGLMAPHIAKRLVGIQHKHIIPTCGVIGMFLVIASDFIAKTVFTPVELPVGIVISIVGVPYFLYLLYKAKA, encoded by the coding sequence ATGCTTAAAAGCTCAAGTCAACGTTTTGGAATGACGATGGGGATTATTATATTTTTAATACTATGTGCTATTTACATTAGTTTAACGAATGGTACGTTTGATATTACGATTACAGATGTATTTAAAACACTCCTTAGAATAGATCCAGTACCAGACCATGATTTAGTTATTTTTGAGTTTCGTCTTCCGCGCATTGTAATTGCTGGATTAGTAGGATTAGGTCTCGGCGTTGCCGGTGCTGTAATTCAAGGGATTACGAAAAATGGATTGGCGGACCCAGGTATTTTAGGCGTAAATGCCGGAGCAGGAACAGCCATCGTTATTTTTATGTTTTTCTTTCAAGGACAATTAAAAAGTACAGACTGGGTTTCTATTATGATGATGCCAATGTTTGGTTTAGTGGGCGGATTAGGTGCAGCTATCATTATTTATCTGTTTTCTTGGAAAAACGGTAAGTTAGATTCGCAGCGTCTTTTATTAACAGGGATTGCGATTGGATCAGGATTTGGAGCCTTTTCTATGTACTTATCACTCAAAATGAAGTCAACTGATTTTGAAATGGCTGCAGTATGGGTGTCTGGAAGTATTTATAATGCAAACTGGAAATATATTATTGCTATGTTGCCATGGCTTATTATATTAATTCCTCTCATACAAAAGAAAGCTTATTTATTAGATTTATTTCAATTGGAAGAAACGAGTATTACAAGTTTAGGTGTTTCAGTAGAAAGAGAGAAATCAATTTTACTACTAAGTAGTATTGGACTTGTGAGCGCATGTGTTGCTGTTTCAGGAAGTATTGGTTTCATTGGGCTAATGGCACCGCATATAGCGAAACGACTTGTCGGTATTCAGCATAAGCATATCATTCCTACGTGCGGAGTAATCGGAATGTTCCTTGTAATTGCTTCAGACTTTATTGCAAAAACAGTTTTCACACCTGTAGAGTTACCAGTTGGAATCGTTATTTCTATTGTCGGTGTACCTTATTTCTTATATTTACTTTATAAGGCGAAAGCGTAA
- a CDS encoding alpha/beta hydrolase-fold protein, producing the protein MNTTIEKQQIITSNTEQWNMYSKLEGQEYQIHISKPRQPAPESGYPVIYVLDGNAFFQTFHEAVKIQSVRAEKTGVSPAIIVGIGYPIEGAFSGEERCYDFTPSVISKDAPLKPDGKPWPKTGGAHNFFTFIEEELKPQIENNFEIDKEKQTLFGHSLGGLFALHILFTNVNAFQNYFISSPSIWWNNQSVLEKEENLINELNTAKVEAGVFLTVGSLERAHMVVDANALSERLLQLKHEKFRFKFYEAEGENHASVVPTSLSKGLRYISHM; encoded by the coding sequence ATGAATACTACTATTGAAAAACAGCAGATTATAACATCTAATACAGAACAGTGGAACATGTATTCAAAATTAGAAGGTCAGGAATATCAAATTCATATTTCAAAGCCGAGGCAACCAGCACCAGAGTCAGGATATCCTGTTATATACGTATTAGATGGCAATGCCTTTTTTCAAACATTTCATGAAGCAGTTAAAATACAATCAGTTAGAGCAGAAAAAACAGGTGTCTCACCAGCCATTATAGTAGGTATTGGTTATCCAATTGAAGGGGCATTTTCAGGTGAAGAAAGATGCTATGATTTTACGCCTAGCGTAATTTCAAAAGATGCTCCTTTAAAACCGGATGGTAAACCGTGGCCTAAAACAGGAGGTGCACATAACTTCTTTACGTTTATTGAAGAAGAATTGAAACCACAAATTGAAAATAATTTTGAAATTGATAAAGAGAAACAAACGTTATTTGGACATTCTCTAGGTGGATTATTTGCATTACATATACTATTTACAAATGTAAATGCTTTTCAAAATTATTTTATTAGTAGTCCGTCTATTTGGTGGAATAATCAATCTGTACTTGAAAAAGAAGAGAACCTTATAAATGAATTAAATACAGCGAAGGTTGAAGCAGGAGTATTCCTTACAGTTGGATCATTGGAGCGAGCGCATATGGTTGTAGATGCAAATGCATTATCAGAGCGCCTACTCCAATTAAAACATGAGAAGTTTAGATTTAAATTTTATGAGGCTGAAGGAGAGAATCATGCATCTGTTGTGCCGACTTCTTTAAGTAAAGGACTAAGGTATATTAGTCATATGTAG
- a CDS encoding iron ABC transporter permease translates to MQKTNAVPVTILCIAPILILFTVILSILYGAKSIDAETVWNALFHFDSSDVNHNIIITSRLPRVVAALLVGAFLAISGALMQGMTRNYLASPSIMGVTDGAAFVITLCMIFLPGMSSIGMVLCSMIGSALGAGIVFGFGSLLQNGLSPVRLAIIGTVIGTFLSSVSAAMASYFQISQNVSFWFNAKLDQVDPNIIKITIPFGIIGIVLALLISKSITILSLGEEVSINLGQRTKLVKAMAILSVIFLTGTAVALVGKVGFVGLIIPHITRFIIGVDYKWILPCAGVIGGVFLALCDVLSRFVNYPFETPIGVVTSLIGIPFFLYLIRTRGGERHA, encoded by the coding sequence ATGCAGAAAACAAATGCAGTACCAGTAACCATATTATGTATAGCACCCATACTCATCTTATTTACAGTTATACTTTCTATTTTGTATGGGGCAAAAAGTATTGATGCTGAAACAGTGTGGAACGCATTATTTCATTTTGATTCAAGCGATGTAAATCATAATATTATTATTACTTCACGTTTACCAAGGGTAGTTGCAGCTCTTTTAGTCGGAGCATTTCTAGCCATATCAGGAGCACTTATGCAGGGGATGACAAGAAACTATCTTGCATCCCCTTCTATTATGGGTGTGACGGATGGGGCAGCCTTTGTTATTACACTTTGTATGATTTTTCTTCCAGGAATGTCCTCAATTGGCATGGTTTTATGTTCAATGATTGGTTCTGCACTCGGAGCCGGTATTGTGTTTGGTTTTGGTTCGCTTCTTCAAAATGGCTTATCACCAGTTCGGTTAGCAATTATAGGGACAGTTATTGGAACATTTTTAAGCAGTGTATCTGCTGCAATGGCTTCATATTTCCAAATTTCTCAAAATGTTAGTTTTTGGTTTAATGCAAAATTAGATCAAGTCGATCCTAATATAATTAAAATCACGATACCTTTTGGGATAATTGGAATAGTTTTAGCTCTGTTAATATCAAAATCTATTACTATTCTTTCTTTAGGAGAAGAAGTTTCTATTAATCTAGGACAGCGTACAAAACTAGTTAAAGCGATGGCTATTTTATCAGTTATCTTTTTAACAGGAACTGCAGTTGCTTTAGTGGGGAAAGTTGGCTTTGTAGGTTTAATTATTCCGCACATTACTCGCTTTATAATTGGGGTAGATTATAAGTGGATTTTACCATGTGCAGGCGTTATTGGCGGCGTTTTTTTAGCATTATGTGACGTTTTAAGTAGATTTGTAAATTATCCATTTGAAACGCCAATCGGAGTCGTAACATCATTAATTGGAATTCCTTTCTTCCTTTATTTAATCCGTACAAGAGGAGGAGAGAGACATGCTTAA
- a CDS encoding ABC transporter ATP-binding protein, with protein MSILSAKNLETSYEKLTVFRDLNVEIQEGKVTTIIGPNGCGKSTLLKTMGRILKQKSGKVYLQGQDLNTIPTKEIAKQLALLPQTPIAPGELKVEELISYGRYPHRNNVNKLTSKDKEMIDWALDITKTSEFRTRQIANLSGGQRQKVWLAMALAQETEVLLLDEPTTYLDMSHQLDVLQIVEKLNKEHNCTVVMVLHDINHAARFSDEIIAMKEGEIVTTGSPEEIITNEVLKEVFHIDARVMIDPYNGSPVCFGYDSVVPQEEKVEIYVTS; from the coding sequence GTGAGTATTTTAAGTGCAAAAAATTTAGAAACAAGTTATGAAAAGCTTACAGTGTTTCGCGATTTAAATGTGGAAATACAAGAAGGAAAAGTAACGACAATTATAGGACCAAACGGGTGCGGTAAATCGACACTGTTAAAAACAATGGGAAGAATTTTAAAGCAAAAGAGCGGTAAAGTATATTTGCAAGGACAGGATTTAAATACAATTCCAACGAAAGAAATTGCGAAGCAGTTAGCTTTACTCCCGCAAACTCCAATTGCGCCAGGAGAGCTGAAAGTAGAAGAATTAATTTCTTATGGACGTTATCCACATCGAAATAATGTAAATAAGTTAACTTCAAAAGATAAAGAGATGATTGACTGGGCATTAGATATAACGAAAACTTCTGAATTTCGAACGAGACAAATTGCAAATTTATCAGGCGGTCAACGACAAAAGGTATGGCTAGCGATGGCGTTAGCACAAGAGACAGAAGTGTTACTACTAGATGAACCAACTACATATCTTGATATGTCTCATCAATTAGATGTATTACAAATTGTAGAAAAATTAAACAAAGAGCATAATTGTACGGTCGTAATGGTACTACATGATATTAACCATGCAGCGAGGTTTTCAGATGAAATTATTGCAATGAAGGAAGGGGAAATCGTTACAACTGGTAGCCCAGAAGAAATCATTACAAATGAAGTGTTAAAAGAAGTATTTCATATTGATGCACGTGTCATGATTGATCCGTATAATGGGTCTCCTGTTTGTTTTGGATACGATAGCGTTGTACCTCAAGAAGAGAAAGTAGAAATATATGTAACGAGTTAA
- a CDS encoding metalloregulator ArsR/SmtB family transcription factor: MKEEHCELCYHDEQKVKHASDMLEKENISSVAKMFKALADETRLKIAYALYTEKELCVRDVASIIHSSIATASHHLRLLQTIGLAKKRKEGKLVFYSLDDSHVNGLIELAFSHSSEMNKKELDM; the protein is encoded by the coding sequence ATGAAAGAAGAACATTGTGAACTTTGTTATCACGATGAGCAAAAAGTAAAGCATGCAAGTGACATGTTGGAGAAAGAAAATATAAGTAGTGTAGCGAAAATGTTCAAGGCACTCGCGGATGAAACACGATTAAAAATTGCGTATGCACTGTATACGGAAAAGGAACTTTGTGTACGCGATGTCGCAAGTATTATTCATAGTAGTATTGCAACGGCTTCGCATCATTTAAGACTGTTACAAACAATAGGATTAGCAAAAAAGCGTAAAGAAGGAAAACTTGTTTTTTATTCATTAGATGATTCTCATGTAAATGGATTAATTGAATTGGCGTTTAGTCATAGTAGTGAAATGAACAAGAAAGAACTTGATATGTAG
- a CDS encoding ABC transporter substrate-binding protein — MNKKLFTLGMVTVLSVGLAACNSTDKTSGEQKQQTKATETKKDEKRKITYLGKEYTVPAKVDKIATASLESMEDAAVLGIKPVGAITVGGKLPKYLEKDLEGAKSVGEKMEPNFETLLQLKPDVITSSTKFPAETAEKFTKVAPTFPVSHVSINWEDNLKLMGELTGKKDKAEKIIKDYNADAEKAKAKLGDKLKDKKVLVIRLRANELFLYPEGVYFNPVIYKDLGLTAPEQLKTVKAQEKISFEKLAELNPDYVFLQYEASENKNPKVLEEIESNPIWQSMNAAKEKKVFVNVVDPMAQGGTAWSKTAFLKEAVKNLSK; from the coding sequence ATGAACAAGAAGTTATTTACATTAGGGATGGTTACAGTTTTAAGTGTAGGTTTAGCAGCATGTAATAGTACGGATAAAACTTCAGGGGAACAAAAGCAACAGACAAAAGCTACGGAAACAAAAAAAGATGAAAAACGAAAAATTACATATTTAGGTAAAGAATATACAGTACCAGCAAAAGTAGATAAAATTGCGACAGCAAGTTTAGAGTCAATGGAAGATGCAGCAGTACTTGGAATTAAACCAGTTGGTGCCATTACTGTTGGTGGTAAATTACCGAAGTATCTTGAGAAAGATTTAGAAGGTGCGAAATCTGTTGGTGAGAAAATGGAACCAAATTTCGAAACATTACTGCAATTAAAACCAGATGTTATTACATCAAGTACGAAATTCCCAGCAGAAACAGCTGAAAAGTTTACGAAAGTAGCTCCGACATTCCCAGTATCACATGTTTCAATAAATTGGGAAGATAACTTAAAGTTAATGGGAGAATTAACTGGTAAAAAAGATAAAGCAGAAAAAATTATTAAAGATTACAATGCAGATGCTGAAAAAGCAAAAGCAAAATTAGGAGATAAGTTAAAAGACAAAAAAGTCCTTGTAATTAGACTAAGAGCAAACGAATTATTCTTATATCCAGAAGGAGTGTACTTCAACCCTGTAATTTATAAAGATCTTGGACTAACAGCTCCAGAACAATTGAAAACTGTAAAAGCACAAGAGAAAATTTCATTTGAAAAACTTGCTGAACTTAACCCGGATTATGTTTTCTTACAATATGAGGCAAGTGAAAATAAAAACCCGAAAGTGCTAGAAGAAATTGAAAGCAATCCAATTTGGCAAAGTATGAATGCTGCGAAAGAAAAGAAAGTATTTGTAAACGTTGTTGATCCAATGGCACAAGGTGGTACTGCTTGGAGTAAAACAGCATTCTTAAAAGAAGCAGTGAAAAATTTATCTAAATAA